One Megalopta genalis isolate 19385.01 chromosome 11, iyMegGena1_principal, whole genome shotgun sequence genomic region harbors:
- the CCT4 gene encoding chaperonin containing TCP1 subunit 4 has translation MTRTASGDGQSAHGKAYKDKSKPADIRSSNIQAAKAVSDAIRTSLGPKGMDKMIQAANGEVTITNDGATILKEMNVIHPAAKMLVELSKAQDIEAGDGTTSVVVLAGSFLEAAERLLSKGIHPTIISDAFEMAANKAVAVLWTMSIPVDLKDKESLVRAAATSLNSKVVFQQSSLLAPLAVNAVLKVIEESKNNVDLNNIKVIKKLGGTVEDTELIEGLMFTQKSCNVNGPKRIEKAKIGLIQFCISPPKTDMDHNVVVSDYAAMDRVLKEERAYILNIVKQIKKSGCNVLLVQKSILRDAVSDLAIHFLDKIKVMVIKDIEREDIPFICKTLSCKPIASLDHFVPENLVNAELCEEVMTGSSKFVKITKIQNPGLTVTILVRGSNKLVLEEAERSLHDALCVVRCLVKHQTLIPGGGAPEIQIALKMAEYAQSLRDVHAYCVKAFADAFEIIPSTLAENAGLNPIATVTELRNRHARGEQTAGINVRKGAITNIIDENVIQPILVSMSAIKLASETVRSILKIDDIVNTNQ, from the exons ATGACGAGAACAGCGAGCGGCGATGGACAGAGTGCTCACGGCAAGGCATACAAAGATAAAAGCAAACCTGCAGATATTCGAAGTAGTAACATCCAAGCTGCGAAAG CTGTCAGTGATGCGATCCGTACTAGTCTGGGTCCCAAGGGAATGGACAAAATG ATTCAAGCTGCCAATGGAGAAGTTACAATCACAAATGATGGTGCTACAATTTTAAAAGAAATGAATGTTATACATCCTGCAGCAAAAAtg TTGGTAGAGTTATCAAAGGCACAGGATATTGAGGCTGGAGATGGTACTACAAGTGTTGTTGTATTAGCAGGCTCCTTTTTGGAAGCTGCAGAACGTTTGCTCTCAAAAGGAATACATCCTACCATAATTAGTGATGCATTTGAGATGGCCGCAAATAAAGCAGTGGCAGTTTTGTGGACTATGTCaattcccgttgatttgaaggatAAAGAATCATTGGTTAGGGCTGCAGCAACTTCTCTTAATTCAAAG GTAGTCTTTCAACAGTCGAGTCTTCTGGCACCTCTGGCTGTGAATGCAGTATTAAAAGTTATTGAGGAATCAAAGAACAATGTTGATCTTAAT AACATAAAAGTAATTAAGAAATTGGGTGGCACTGTTGAAGATACAGAGCTGATAGAAGGACTGATGTTCACACAGAAGTCTTGTAACGTGAATGGACCGAAACGTATTGAAAAGGCAAAAATAGGTTTAATTCAATTCTGCATTTCACCTCCTAAAACGGAT ATGGATCACAATGTCGTAGTTTCTGATTATGCGGCGATGGATCGTGTGTTGAAAGAAGAGAGAGcttatattttaaatatcgtCAAACAAATTAAGAAATCCGGTTGTAACGTGCTGCTAGTACAAAAGTCAATTCTCCGGGATGCTGTCAGCGATCTAGCCATACACTTTTTAGATAAAATCAAAGTTATGGTGATCAAGGATATCGAGCGTGAAGACATTCCGTTCATTTGCAAGACGTTAAGTTGTAAACCGATCGCGTCTTTGGATCATTTCGTGCCCGAAAATCTTGTTAATGCGGAATTGTGCGAGGAAGTGATGACCGGAAGTTCAAAGTTTGTTAAG ATCACTAAAATTCAGAATCCTGGATTAACGGTAACCATCCTTGTCCGAGGCAGCAACAAATTGGTGTTGGAGGAAGCAGAAAGATCATTGCATGACGCATTATGCGTGGTTCGCTGTCTAGTTAAGCATCAAACCTTAATACCTGGAGGTGGAGCGCCTGAGATCCAGATTGCGTTAAAAATGGCTGAGTATGCACAAAGTTTAAGAGATGTTCATGCTTATTGCGTGAAAGCTTTTGCTGATGCATTTGAG ATAATTCCGTCAACACTGGCAGAAAATGCAGGATTAAATCCTATTGCAACTGTCACGGAACTTCGGAATCGACATGCTAGAGGTGAACAAACCGCAGGTATCAATGTAAGAAAGGGCGCCATTACAAATATTATAGACGAGAACGTAATTCAACCGATCTTAGTTTCTATGAGCGCCA